From Paenibacillus sp. PK3_47, the proteins below share one genomic window:
- the pepF gene encoding oligoendopeptidase F, which yields MEQLLKRSEVPAENRWKLEDMFASQEQWDKEYAEVKELIKKASGFQGKLDSPDQLKACFELDDQLSQLAERLYVYAHMRQDEDTAAPTYQALTQKAKKLSVEAGEALSFVTPEILSLPVEKLDQFIADPDLSAYTFTLTEMKREKAHVLSKAEEALLAQVGNISQAPQNIFGMLNNADLKFPKIKNEAGKEVELTHGSYIQFLESTDREVRKNAFKAVYETYSKQKNTIAATLSANVNKNVFYSRVRKYPSVLEMSLYGDNIPKEVYTNLIDTIHESLPLMHRYMKLRQKLLGVDELHMYDLFAPLVDEYKLDITFEEAKKITKEGLKPLGEDYLSVLQEGYDNGWIDIYENENKRTGAYSWGAYGTHPYVLLNHNDNLNSMFTLAHEMGHALHSYYSDNALKYRDAQYTIFLAEVASTTNEALLMDYLLNKSTDPKEKMYLLTYYADQFRTTVFRQTMFAEFEKIIHQRAEDGESLTPQDLSAIYYDLNVKYYGKDMVVDKDIEMEWARIPHFYNSFYVYKYATGFSAATSFAKQILEEGKPAVDRYLGFLKSGGSDYSINILSKAGVDMSSPEPIREAMSVFESVIEQMEQLTK from the coding sequence ATGGAACAATTATTGAAAAGAAGTGAAGTACCCGCCGAGAATCGCTGGAAACTTGAAGATATGTTTGCTTCACAGGAGCAATGGGATAAGGAATACGCCGAAGTCAAGGAATTGATCAAAAAAGCTTCCGGTTTCCAGGGCAAGCTTGACTCGCCGGACCAGCTTAAGGCCTGTTTTGAGCTTGACGACCAGCTGTCACAGCTGGCCGAACGCCTGTATGTATACGCTCATATGCGCCAGGATGAGGACACCGCTGCCCCGACCTACCAGGCACTTACCCAGAAAGCCAAGAAGCTTAGTGTTGAAGCGGGAGAAGCCCTCTCTTTTGTAACACCTGAAATTCTCTCCCTGCCAGTGGAGAAGCTGGACCAGTTCATCGCAGATCCTGATTTGTCCGCTTATACCTTCACCTTGACGGAAATGAAGCGCGAGAAGGCCCATGTCCTGTCCAAGGCTGAAGAAGCCCTGCTTGCGCAGGTGGGCAACATCTCCCAGGCGCCGCAGAATATTTTTGGCATGCTGAACAATGCCGATCTCAAATTCCCGAAAATCAAGAATGAAGCAGGCAAAGAAGTGGAATTGACCCATGGCAGCTACATCCAGTTCCTGGAGAGCACCGACCGTGAGGTCCGCAAGAACGCTTTTAAAGCCGTCTATGAAACTTACAGCAAGCAAAAAAACACCATCGCCGCGACACTGAGCGCCAACGTGAACAAGAATGTCTTTTATTCCCGTGTCCGCAAGTACCCTTCTGTCCTGGAGATGTCGCTCTATGGCGATAATATCCCCAAAGAGGTGTACACGAATCTGATCGACACCATTCACGAGAGTCTGCCGCTGATGCACCGCTACATGAAGCTGCGCCAGAAGCTGCTCGGCGTTGACGAACTGCATATGTACGACCTGTTCGCTCCGCTGGTGGATGAATACAAGCTGGACATTACTTTTGAAGAAGCCAAAAAGATTACCAAAGAAGGCCTGAAGCCGCTCGGCGAGGATTATCTCAGTGTGCTGCAGGAAGGTTATGACAACGGCTGGATCGATATTTACGAAAATGAGAACAAACGGACTGGCGCTTACAGCTGGGGAGCCTACGGCACTCACCCTTACGTGCTCTTGAACCATAACGATAACCTGAACAGCATGTTCACACTGGCACATGAAATGGGTCATGCCCTGCACTCCTATTACTCGGACAATGCGCTGAAGTACCGGGATGCCCAATATACGATTTTCCTGGCGGAAGTAGCCTCCACTACCAATGAAGCGCTGCTGATGGACTATCTCCTGAACAAGTCAACGGATCCTAAGGAAAAAATGTATCTGCTTACCTATTATGCCGACCAGTTCCGCACAACCGTATTCCGCCAGACGATGTTTGCCGAGTTCGAGAAGATCATTCACCAGCGTGCAGAAGACGGCGAGTCCCTGACTCCTCAGGACCTGTCTGCAATCTACTATGATCTGAACGTCAAATATTACGGCAAAGACATGGTTGTGGACAAAGATATTGAAATGGAATGGGCGCGCATTCCGCATTTCTACAACAGCTTCTACGTCTATAAATATGCCACCGGCTTCTCGGCTGCGACCAGCTTTGCGAAGCAGATTCTCGAGGAAGGCAAACCTGCTGTGGACCGTTACCTCGGCTTCCTGAAAAGCGGCGGCAGCGACTATTCGATCAACATTCTGTCCAAAGCCGGCGTAGATATGTCTTCTCCGGAGCCGATCCGCGAAGCGATGAGCGTATTCGAGAGCGTGATTGAGCAGATGGAGCAGTTGACCAAATAA
- the pfkA gene encoding 6-phosphofructokinase, with protein MTNVKKIAVLTSGGDSQGMNAAVRAVVRSAIYYGIEVFGIQRGYQGLLNRDIFPMDLRSVGDIIQRGGTILQSARCLEFLKPEGQQQGADILNEMGIDGLVVIGGDGSYKGANKLSKLGIKTMALPGTIDNDISFTDYTIGFDTAVGVVVDAVNKLRDTMSSHERSSIVEVMGRHCGDIALHAGLASGAETILVPEMPYDLNEVADRMRDNFVKGKRHSIVIVAEGVGKGEDVAQALKDRHASLDARVTVLGHIQRGGTPTPADRNLASRLGDFAVRKLLEGESDKACGIIKGELTLTDIDKVVNTKKGFDTELYELASRLSQ; from the coding sequence ATGACTAACGTTAAAAAAATTGCAGTACTGACAAGCGGAGGAGACTCCCAGGGGATGAATGCGGCTGTCCGGGCGGTAGTACGCAGCGCCATCTATTACGGCATCGAGGTTTTCGGCATCCAGCGCGGCTATCAGGGCCTGCTGAACCGTGACATTTTCCCGATGGATTTGCGCAGTGTCGGTGATATTATCCAGCGCGGGGGAACCATTCTGCAATCAGCACGCTGTCTGGAGTTCCTGAAGCCTGAAGGACAGCAGCAAGGTGCGGATATCCTGAACGAGATGGGGATTGACGGCCTGGTGGTTATCGGCGGCGACGGTTCTTATAAAGGCGCCAACAAGCTAAGTAAACTGGGAATCAAAACAATGGCCCTGCCGGGAACCATTGATAATGATATCTCCTTTACAGATTACACCATCGGTTTTGATACCGCTGTAGGTGTGGTAGTGGATGCCGTGAACAAGCTCCGTGACACCATGTCCTCCCATGAGCGTTCTTCCATTGTCGAGGTAATGGGACGCCACTGCGGAGACATTGCACTGCACGCCGGTCTGGCTTCAGGAGCAGAAACGATTCTCGTACCGGAAATGCCTTATGACCTTAACGAAGTTGCAGACCGGATGCGTGACAACTTTGTCAAAGGCAAACGCCACAGTATCGTGATTGTCGCTGAGGGCGTGGGCAAAGGTGAAGATGTAGCTCAAGCGCTGAAAGACCGTCATGCTTCCCTGGATGCACGTGTAACTGTACTTGGACACATTCAGCGCGGTGGCACTCCGACCCCTGCTGACCGTAACCTGGCCAGCCGTCTCGGTGACTTTGCAGTCCGTAAACTGCTTGAAGGTGAATCCGATAAAGCTTGCGGAATTATCAAAGGCGAACTTACGCTTACGGATATCGACAAGGTTGTTAACACCAAAAAAGGCTTTGACACAGAGCTGTACGAACTGGCTTCCCGTTTGTCACAATAA
- a CDS encoding cold-shock protein: protein MKGTVKWFNAEKGYGFLQVEGGEDVFVHFSAIQGEGFKTLDEGQEVEFDITEGNRGPQAANVVKL from the coding sequence TTGAAAGGTACAGTAAAATGGTTTAACGCAGAAAAAGGTTACGGTTTTCTTCAAGTAGAAGGCGGCGAAGATGTATTCGTTCACTTCTCAGCAATCCAAGGCGAAGGCTTCAAGACTTTGGATGAAGGCCAAGAGGTTGAATTTGATATCACTGAAGGCAACCGCGGTCCTCAAGCAGCTAACGTAGTTAAATTATAA
- a CDS encoding tetraprenyl-beta-curcumene synthase family protein, with translation MNEFEQGRYLSPRGPIGLMNRVYKYVLPEVREHLGFWRQDAEGIPDPELRKQALASIETKQFHCEGGGIYAAGNLSMRHILIPLIVAYQTISDYLDNLCDRSTSLDPADFRLLHQSMLDAITPGAVPVNYYALRSEQNDGGYLSRLVLKCQEMTALLPGYGAAAAEIRDLAVLYTDLQVYKHIRPELREAALKEWWAKEGQRAPHLHWNEFAAATGSTLGIFMLFLAACDPKLSTSKSASIRAAYFPHLCGLHIMLDYLIDQDEDRAGGDLNFCNYYDTTDTMLDRIASIVEWARKDVETLPETSMHRMVIEGLLALYLSDPKVSEQREVRHVSKRLMKKSPLTRLFFFVNSRWIRKHMY, from the coding sequence TTGAATGAATTTGAGCAAGGCCGTTACCTCAGTCCCAGGGGCCCGATAGGGCTCATGAACAGGGTCTACAAGTACGTGCTGCCGGAAGTGCGGGAACACCTTGGTTTCTGGCGTCAGGATGCAGAGGGCATTCCTGATCCTGAGCTCCGGAAACAAGCGCTTGCCAGCATAGAGACCAAGCAGTTTCACTGCGAAGGCGGCGGAATTTATGCTGCCGGCAATTTGTCGATGAGACATATACTGATTCCGCTAATTGTTGCCTATCAAACGATCAGTGATTACCTGGACAACCTGTGTGACCGCAGTACATCGCTTGATCCGGCCGATTTCAGGCTGCTGCATCAATCGATGCTTGATGCGATTACTCCAGGTGCTGTGCCTGTTAATTATTATGCGCTGCGCAGCGAACAGAACGACGGAGGGTATTTGTCCAGGCTGGTACTCAAATGCCAGGAGATGACTGCACTGCTGCCGGGATATGGCGCAGCAGCGGCGGAAATCAGGGATCTGGCCGTGCTGTATACGGATTTGCAGGTATACAAGCATATCCGCCCCGAACTCAGGGAAGCTGCCCTGAAGGAATGGTGGGCGAAAGAAGGACAGCGGGCGCCGCATCTGCACTGGAATGAATTTGCAGCTGCAACGGGCTCTACGCTGGGCATTTTTATGCTGTTTCTGGCTGCCTGTGATCCTAAACTCAGCACTTCGAAATCGGCTTCGATCCGTGCCGCATACTTTCCGCATCTCTGCGGACTGCACATTATGCTGGACTATCTGATTGATCAGGATGAAGACCGGGCCGGCGGTGATCTCAACTTCTGCAATTATTATGACACTACTGATACGATGCTGGACCGGATCGCCTCCATTGTGGAGTGGGCCCGCAAAGACGTAGAGACCCTTCCTGAAACCTCCATGCACCGCATGGTCATCGAGGGACTTCTGGCACTTTATTTATCCGATCCAAAAGTCAGTGAACAGCGTGAAGTGAGGCATGTATCCAAACGCCTGATGAAGAAAAGTCCGCTGACAAGACTGTTCTTTTTTGTTAACAGCCGGTGGATACGCAAGCACATGTACTAG
- a CDS encoding DL-endopeptidase inhibitor IseA family protein, producing MPRIAQTTSGLKAFIAAAEMAWFDVYDSADEFRVITVGGAEYKRLPLKFSTRAKVIAYFRKYWGTAMSNRMFCNLQTVTRNNRLYVIVGDTGTIPFIPRRITVRSRTASRIRLTAVLSIDEAADEDIERVRYLIAKSGERLVILNRDKKNTDPRYSSCP from the coding sequence ATGCCAAGAATAGCCCAGACTACCAGTGGGTTAAAAGCCTTTATTGCTGCTGCGGAAATGGCCTGGTTTGACGTGTATGATTCTGCAGATGAATTCAGGGTCATTACGGTCGGCGGTGCAGAGTATAAACGTCTGCCGCTGAAGTTCAGTACCAGAGCCAAGGTCATTGCGTATTTCCGGAAATATTGGGGAACTGCGATGAGTAACCGGATGTTCTGCAATCTGCAGACTGTTACCCGGAATAACAGATTGTATGTTATTGTGGGAGACACCGGGACCATCCCGTTCATCCCCAGAAGAATTACGGTCAGAAGCCGGACTGCAAGCAGAATCAGATTGACGGCGGTGCTGTCTATCGATGAAGCAGCGGATGAAGATATTGAAAGGGTGCGCTATCTGATCGCTAAATCAGGCGAGAGGCTCGTCATTCTGAACAGGGACAAGAAAAATACCGATCCCCGGTACTCTTCCTGTCCATAA
- a CDS encoding MATE family efflux transporter, whose protein sequence is MKQTYSTKQKAGQFLHILFPILVTQVALSAITFFDTNMSGKHGTADLAGVAIGTSLWIPIQTGLSGILMGITPIVSNLIGSRRDKDIAYQVTQGIWLSLIVSLLVLLSGSFALSPVLEFMNLETQVHDIAFQFLCAISFGIIPLFGYTVVRSCIDALGQTRVSMLITLIALPVNVGLNYLLIFGKFGFPSLGGVGAGVASAITYWVIFIIALVFVYRAEPFKSLRLFRNFYSLSVNSIKELLKIGVPIGFSIFFETAVFSAVTLLMSRFDTVTIAAHQAAINFASTLYMIPLSICMSLTILVGFENGSGRLKDARQYGIMGIGSAAVLSLLTALVLLFAGSSVAGLYSDEPEVISLIQHFLIYAIFFQISDAIATPTQGVLRGYKDVNPAFIICFVAYWVIGLPTGYVLATYTDMGAYGYWVGLITGLAIGAILLLARLVKVQRKFAAAAQIQR, encoded by the coding sequence ATGAAGCAAACTTATTCCACCAAGCAAAAGGCAGGACAGTTCCTGCATATTCTTTTCCCGATACTTGTTACACAGGTTGCCCTGTCCGCCATTACCTTTTTTGACACCAATATGTCTGGCAAACACGGCACGGCAGACCTGGCCGGTGTCGCTATCGGCACCAGCCTCTGGATTCCGATACAGACCGGCCTCAGCGGAATTCTGATGGGGATAACCCCGATCGTCTCCAACCTTATCGGCAGCAGACGCGATAAGGATATCGCCTATCAGGTTACACAGGGCATCTGGCTCTCGCTCATTGTATCGCTGCTGGTGCTCTTATCCGGCAGCTTCGCTCTGTCTCCGGTGCTGGAATTTATGAATCTGGAGACGCAGGTCCATGACATTGCCTTCCAATTCCTGTGTGCGATCTCCTTCGGGATCATTCCATTATTCGGCTATACAGTTGTCCGCAGCTGCATTGACGCGCTGGGCCAGACGCGCGTGTCGATGCTGATCACCCTGATTGCCCTCCCGGTAAACGTCGGGCTCAACTATTTGCTGATCTTCGGAAAATTCGGTTTCCCGAGTCTTGGAGGCGTGGGTGCGGGTGTTGCCTCAGCCATCACCTATTGGGTCATTTTTATTATTGCCCTGGTCTTCGTCTACCGTGCCGAGCCATTTAAAAGCCTGCGGCTGTTCCGCAATTTCTATTCCCTGTCTGTCAACAGCATAAAGGAATTACTCAAGATCGGGGTACCTATCGGCTTCTCCATCTTCTTTGAAACGGCTGTCTTCTCGGCGGTAACGCTGCTGATGAGCCGCTTCGACACCGTTACCATTGCCGCCCACCAGGCCGCAATCAATTTTGCCTCCACCCTATATATGATCCCGCTCAGCATCTGTATGAGCCTGACGATTCTAGTCGGCTTTGAGAACGGATCAGGCAGGCTGAAGGATGCCCGACAGTACGGGATTATGGGGATCGGTTCTGCTGCAGTCCTCTCGCTGCTGACAGCGCTTGTACTTCTTTTCGCAGGAAGTTCGGTTGCAGGGTTGTATTCGGATGAACCTGAAGTCATCTCACTGATTCAGCATTTTCTGATCTATGCGATCTTCTTCCAGATCTCCGATGCCATCGCTACACCTACCCAAGGTGTCCTCCGGGGTTATAAAGATGTAAATCCGGCCTTTATCATCTGCTTCGTTGCTTATTGGGTGATCGGGCTTCCTACGGGTTATGTCCTTGCGACTTATACAGATATGGGTGCATACGGATATTGGGTGGGTCTGATTACCGGACTTGCCATTGGAGCCATTCTCCTCCTGGCCAGACTCGTCAAGGTCCAGCGGAAGTTCGCTGCAGCTGCCCAAATCCAGCGTTAA
- a CDS encoding M42 family metallopeptidase — MLTIQPNETYILAILKKLLDTPSPSGFTTQIMNLVAEEAAALGVELSWNEKGGLILTVPGLDPSRTIGISAHVDTLGAMVRSIKPNGTLRLTSVGGFTMNSIENEYCIIHTRSGLTYTGTILTSHPSVHVYPDARDFKRSEENMEVRIDELVSNKDEVRKLGIAVGDFISFDARAVITPSGYIKSRHLDDKASVAALLGLLESIKRENWNPLHNLSLLISNYEEVGHGASWIPGEISEMIAVDMGAMGDDLSCKETDVSICAKDSSGPYDYAMTGRLIELANALAIPFAVDIYPQYGSDASAALKGGNNIRAALIGPGVHASHSMERTHKQAVLNTAKLLAAYVGTR, encoded by the coding sequence ATGCTTACTATTCAGCCTAACGAAACCTATATTCTTGCCATTCTCAAAAAATTGCTTGATACCCCCAGCCCAAGCGGCTTCACCACACAGATTATGAACCTTGTAGCCGAGGAAGCAGCCGCACTTGGTGTCGAGCTCAGCTGGAACGAAAAGGGCGGCCTCATTCTGACTGTGCCCGGGCTTGATCCTTCCCGGACAATCGGAATCAGCGCCCATGTGGACACCCTTGGTGCCATGGTCCGCTCAATCAAACCTAACGGCACACTCCGGCTGACCTCTGTCGGCGGCTTTACGATGAACAGTATTGAAAATGAATACTGCATCATTCATACCCGCAGCGGATTGACCTATACCGGCACCATTTTGACCAGTCATCCTTCCGTTCACGTCTATCCCGATGCCCGTGATTTCAAACGTTCTGAAGAAAATATGGAAGTGCGGATCGACGAGCTTGTATCGAATAAGGATGAGGTGCGGAAGCTGGGGATTGCTGTCGGCGACTTTATTTCTTTTGATGCACGCGCAGTAATTACTCCAAGCGGTTATATCAAATCCCGCCACCTGGATGACAAGGCAAGCGTAGCTGCACTGCTTGGTCTGCTTGAAAGCATCAAACGCGAGAACTGGAACCCCCTCCACAACCTCTCTCTCCTCATCTCCAATTATGAAGAGGTGGGACATGGCGCATCCTGGATTCCCGGTGAAATCAGCGAGATGATCGCTGTGGATATGGGAGCCATGGGCGATGATCTGAGCTGCAAGGAAACCGACGTTTCAATTTGCGCGAAGGATTCGTCGGGACCTTACGATTATGCCATGACCGGCCGGCTGATCGAGCTGGCTAATGCGCTGGCTATTCCTTTTGCGGTAGATATCTATCCGCAGTACGGCTCCGATGCTTCCGCCGCCCTCAAGGGAGGCAACAACATCCGCGCTGCCCTGATCGGACCTGGTGTACACGCCTCCCACTCCATGGAGCGCACGCACAAGCAGGCCGTGCTGAATACAGCCAAGCTGCTGGCCGCTTATGTCGGCACCCGCTGA
- a CDS encoding MFS transporter — protein sequence MYPGRTSSEYSDQNWLRSFMFTIYGTSVLAVSYFPLFYANLGFSSTQIGLLYAVGPLISILSNLFWSMISDRLGTVRKIMAILLAGQLVTAILLSRAEEFGTVLIILTCYYFFYYPVFPLADTMAIKIAERHKRNFISIRVFGSLGYSFFALTVGYVLRVLDSSWSITLCIIVVIAALLITIGLKDVKRDSAVQKLNTIAADGADESPKGSGLKEILLQKEVLWFFGCVLVLATGYRMNEAFLTLSLKEMNAGDEIVGWALLSSALSEIPIFFLLSKYGEKFKELPLLAAASLMFTLRFLFMSLAQEPITVVAIQAMHSVSFGIFFVTAVRYITGIIPDHLRATGQAIFTVVWSSAAGLLSGTFGGIIFENAGRSVFYIVATGFSVAAFAGFLFKHLLDTGGGVPRRPFRKRPVEPAPGSAQADVPAADKTSL from the coding sequence ATGTATCCAGGACGGACCAGCAGCGAGTACAGCGACCAGAACTGGCTTAGATCCTTCATGTTCACCATTTACGGCACCAGCGTGCTGGCCGTTTCGTATTTCCCGCTGTTTTATGCAAATCTTGGTTTCAGCAGCACGCAAATCGGACTGCTCTATGCCGTCGGCCCCCTGATCTCCATCCTCTCCAATCTGTTCTGGAGCATGATCAGTGACAGGCTGGGCACCGTCCGCAAGATTATGGCTATTCTGCTTGCAGGCCAGCTTGTGACAGCAATTCTGCTGTCCAGGGCCGAAGAGTTTGGGACAGTACTGATTATTCTAACCTGTTACTATTTCTTCTATTACCCGGTTTTTCCGCTTGCAGACACCATGGCGATCAAAATTGCCGAGCGGCATAAACGCAACTTCATCTCTATCCGCGTTTTCGGGTCTCTGGGCTATTCTTTCTTCGCCCTAACTGTCGGCTATGTTCTGAGAGTCCTTGATTCCTCATGGAGCATCACCTTATGTATTATTGTAGTAATCGCGGCACTGCTCATCACCATAGGGCTGAAGGATGTTAAACGTGATAGCGCTGTCCAGAAATTGAACACAATTGCTGCCGATGGAGCGGATGAATCTCCTAAGGGAAGCGGGCTCAAGGAAATTCTGCTGCAAAAAGAGGTCCTGTGGTTCTTCGGCTGCGTCCTGGTGCTGGCCACCGGCTACCGGATGAATGAAGCCTTTCTCACCTTGAGCCTTAAGGAAATGAATGCCGGAGATGAGATTGTCGGCTGGGCGCTGCTGTCTTCCGCCCTGAGCGAAATCCCCATTTTTTTCCTGCTGAGCAAATACGGCGAGAAGTTTAAAGAGCTCCCCCTGCTCGCGGCTGCAAGCCTGATGTTCACCCTGCGCTTCCTGTTCATGTCACTGGCCCAGGAGCCAATAACCGTTGTCGCAATCCAGGCCATGCACAGCGTATCGTTCGGAATCTTCTTTGTAACGGCTGTCCGTTACATCACCGGGATTATTCCCGATCATTTGCGGGCTACGGGCCAGGCGATATTCACAGTTGTCTGGTCGAGTGCCGCAGGTCTGCTCAGCGGGACCTTCGGCGGTATTATATTTGAAAATGCCGGCCGTTCCGTATTCTACATCGTAGCCACCGGGTTTTCTGTCGCAGCATTTGCCGGTTTTTTATTCAAGCATCTTCTGGATACTGGCGGCGGAGTCCCCCGCCGGCCCTTCCGCAAACGCCCGGTTGAACCTGCCCCGGGCTCTGCGCAGGCGGATGTACCAGCCGCCGATAAAACATCTTTATAA
- a CDS encoding lipopolysaccharide assembly protein LapA domain-containing protein: MRLQWSLILGLIFALLTAVFAVINVDPVQVNFGFDVVSIPLILVILGCALIGGVIVGSYGIFRQYKLQKEIKSLHAELSKLRDTGSSLDSLSTPDEI, from the coding sequence ATGAGATTGCAATGGTCACTTATACTCGGTCTAATCTTCGCTCTGCTTACTGCCGTATTCGCAGTCATCAATGTCGATCCGGTTCAGGTCAATTTCGGCTTTGATGTCGTCAGCATCCCCCTCATTCTAGTCATTCTGGGCTGCGCGCTCATTGGAGGCGTTATCGTGGGTTCCTACGGCATTTTCCGCCAGTACAAACTGCAGAAAGAGATCAAGTCGCTCCATGCAGAGCTCTCCAAGCTGCGTGATACCGGAAGCTCCCTGGATTCCCTGAGCACACCGGATGAAATTTAA
- a CDS encoding ABC-F family ATP-binding cassette domain-containing protein, whose translation MNIMTVEHLSKSYGEKILFRDASFGMDDRDKIGVIGVNGTGKSTFLKIIAGLDTADEGQIAIGNDVRVQYLAQNPPYEPENTVLQQVFAGDDPGLATMREYMEVTALLEQNPGDAGLESKLVRISQAIDAAGIWQLESEAKTVLTKLGITAFDALMDTLSGGQRKRVALAAALITPSELLILDEPTNHIDTDSVAWLEQYLQKRRGALLMVTHDRYFLERVASVMLELDGGRLFRYEANYSRFLELKADREEREASAEQKRQNLLRTELAWIRRGAKARTTKQKARIDRFEKLKESQGGTSSGSMDISVASTRLGRKIIEIKDLTKVLDGRTLIKDLNYIAVPQDRVGIVGKNGSGKSTLLNMIAGKLQPDSGEVELGATVKLGYFTQEHQDMDGSMRVIEYVKEEAEIVKTADGSVITAGQMLERFLFPPAMQWTPIAKLSGGEKRRLYLLRVLMGAPNVLLLDEPTNDLDIGTLAILEDYLDEFPGVVFTVSHDRYFLDRVVDKLIAFEDGNIRVHVGNYSEYEEWMAKNVTSRSDSATNEGAGKRGAPQQNQNASSPPPAKEKVKFTFKEQKEYETIDEMIEQAEQQLVDINAEMEAAFADSARLQELLEKQRQGEAELERLMERWTYLNELAEKIAGK comes from the coding sequence ATGAATATTATGACCGTGGAGCATCTTTCCAAGAGCTATGGAGAGAAAATATTGTTCCGTGACGCATCGTTTGGCATGGATGACCGGGATAAAATCGGAGTTATCGGTGTCAACGGTACAGGGAAATCAACCTTTCTGAAAATTATCGCCGGGCTGGACACAGCAGATGAAGGGCAGATTGCCATCGGCAACGATGTGCGGGTCCAGTATCTGGCGCAGAATCCGCCTTATGAACCGGAGAATACCGTGCTGCAGCAGGTGTTTGCCGGGGATGATCCGGGACTTGCCACCATGCGCGAATATATGGAAGTCACCGCTTTGCTGGAGCAAAATCCGGGTGACGCGGGACTTGAAAGCAAGCTGGTGCGCATCAGCCAGGCGATTGATGCAGCAGGAATCTGGCAGCTGGAGAGTGAAGCCAAAACCGTGCTCACCAAGCTCGGAATCACGGCTTTTGATGCGCTGATGGATACGTTATCCGGCGGGCAGCGCAAGCGTGTAGCTCTTGCAGCGGCGCTGATTACACCTTCGGAGCTGCTGATCCTGGACGAGCCTACCAACCATATTGATACTGATTCCGTTGCCTGGCTGGAGCAGTATTTGCAGAAGCGGCGCGGCGCACTGCTGATGGTGACGCATGACCGTTACTTCCTGGAGCGGGTAGCGAGCGTAATGCTGGAGCTGGACGGCGGACGTCTGTTCCGCTATGAAGCGAATTACTCCCGGTTTCTGGAGCTGAAGGCGGACCGTGAGGAGCGTGAGGCCTCAGCCGAGCAGAAGCGGCAAAATCTGCTGCGCACCGAGCTGGCCTGGATCCGGCGGGGAGCCAAGGCGCGGACTACGAAGCAGAAGGCCCGGATCGACCGCTTTGAGAAGCTGAAGGAGAGCCAGGGCGGCACCTCGTCAGGTTCTATGGATATTTCCGTGGCTTCAACCCGCTTGGGCCGCAAAATTATTGAAATCAAGGATCTGACCAAGGTCCTGGATGGACGGACGCTGATTAAAGATTTGAATTATATTGCCGTTCCCCAGGACCGGGTAGGAATCGTCGGCAAGAACGGCAGCGGCAAATCTACACTGCTGAACATGATTGCCGGCAAGCTTCAGCCTGATAGCGGCGAAGTTGAGCTTGGAGCAACTGTCAAGCTGGGATACTTCACCCAGGAGCATCAGGATATGGACGGCAGCATGCGGGTCATTGAGTATGTAAAGGAAGAGGCGGAGATCGTCAAAACGGCGGATGGCAGTGTCATCACGGCAGGCCAGATGCTGGAGCGTTTCCTGTTCCCGCCGGCTATGCAGTGGACTCCGATTGCCAAGCTGTCCGGGGGCGAAAAAAGACGACTTTATCTCCTCCGTGTCCTTATGGGAGCCCCTAACGTGCTGCTGCTGGATGAGCCTACCAATGATTTGGATATCGGAACACTTGCCATACTGGAGGATTACCTCGATGAATTTCCCGGCGTAGTCTTTACAGTATCCCATGACCGCTATTTTCTGGACCGTGTCGTTGATAAGCTGATTGCCTTTGAGGACGGGAATATCCGGGTACATGTCGGGAACTACAGTGAATATGAGGAATGGATGGCCAAGAACGTTACTTCGCGCAGTGATTCCGCCACGAACGAAGGCGCCGGTAAACGCGGAGCACCGCAGCAAAACCAGAATGCCTCAAGTCCGCCGCCGGCCAAAGAAAAGGTGAAGTTCACCTTCAAGGAACAGAAGGAGTACGAAACCATCGATGAGATGATCGAGCAGGCGGAGCAGCAGCTTGTTGATATTAATGCGGAGATGGAAGCTGCTTTTGCAGATTCAGCCAGACTTCAGGAGCTGCTGGAGAAACAGCGTCAGGGTGAAGCGGAGCTGGAAAGGCTGATGGAGCGCTGGACCTATTTGAATGAGCTTGCGGAGAAGATTGCCGGAAAGTAA